One stretch of Bradyrhizobium canariense DNA includes these proteins:
- a CDS encoding TetR/AcrR family transcriptional regulator, with amino-acid sequence MVDERKAATARKPRADAQRNRIRLLETAKAAFAEKGPGASLDEIARTAGVGAGTLYRHFPTRDALIEAVYCNETEQLVAAATRLAETHSPTSALREWLLLFVDYMATKHGMYEALNSIVGGTSELYSASTEQMKRAIAKLIDHAVASGDIRLDLDPLDLLRALAGVANMSAGPDGKQAAKRMVDILIAGVRIQT; translated from the coding sequence GTGGTCGATGAAAGGAAGGCCGCTACCGCCCGCAAGCCGCGCGCCGACGCGCAGCGCAACCGCATCCGCTTGCTCGAAACCGCGAAGGCCGCCTTCGCTGAAAAAGGGCCCGGGGCCAGCCTCGATGAGATCGCGCGGACCGCGGGGGTAGGGGCCGGGACTCTCTACCGTCATTTTCCCACCCGCGACGCGCTGATCGAGGCGGTCTACTGCAATGAGACGGAGCAGCTTGTTGCGGCCGCCACACGGTTAGCCGAAACACATTCCCCGACGAGCGCCTTGCGCGAATGGTTGCTGTTGTTCGTGGACTATATGGCCACCAAGCACGGGATGTACGAAGCGCTCAATTCGATCGTCGGCGGCACGTCGGAGCTGTACTCGGCGTCCACGGAACAAATGAAGCGGGCAATTGCAAAGCTGATCGATCATGCGGTCGCGAGCGGCGACATCCGTCTGGATCTCGACCCGCTCGACCTGCTGCGTGCACTGGCCGGCGTTGCGAACATGAGTGCGGGACCGGATGGAAAGCAGGCCGCCAAACGTATGGTCGACATCCTGATCGCGGGCGTCCGGATCCAGACGTGA
- a CDS encoding SDR family oxidoreductase translates to MPKNRARKPRNSGDCRRNSGDCQIEQHLFEGDDDAAQPVALITGANQGIGLQIAKDLVAHGFTVLVGSRNLERGEAAAKEVGPDAHALQLDVTDQASITAAAERIRSAFGRLDVLIQNAAISNTNKRPDQSVEDYAATTRPSNVSLDEMRAVWDTNVFGVLAVYQAMLPLLRETPGARIVNVSSGVGSLTTNSDPTYPYRAIFGPVYPASKTALNALTVAMALELEPEGIRVNAVSPGFTKTNLNGYAGTETVEEGAREAVRVALLGADGPTGTFTRWENETIPW, encoded by the coding sequence ATCCCGAAGAACAGGGCGCGGAAGCCACGCAACTCCGGAGATTGCCGGCGCAACTCGGGAGATTGCCAGATTGAACAGCACCTATTCGAAGGAGATGACGATGCAGCACAACCCGTCGCCCTGATCACCGGGGCCAACCAAGGAATCGGTCTTCAGATCGCCAAGGATCTCGTAGCGCACGGCTTCACCGTACTGGTCGGATCGCGCAACCTCGAGCGTGGCGAGGCCGCGGCCAAGGAAGTTGGGCCGGACGCCCACGCGCTCCAACTCGACGTGACGGATCAGGCTTCGATCACCGCCGCCGCGGAGCGCATTCGCAGCGCGTTCGGCCGCCTCGACGTGCTGATCCAGAACGCGGCGATCTCGAATACGAACAAGCGGCCCGACCAGTCCGTCGAGGACTACGCGGCCACGACCCGCCCGAGCAACGTGTCCCTCGATGAAATGCGCGCAGTATGGGACACCAACGTGTTCGGCGTCCTCGCCGTCTACCAGGCGATGCTGCCGCTCCTGCGCGAGACGCCGGGCGCCCGGATCGTCAACGTGTCGAGCGGCGTCGGGTCGCTGACGACGAACTCGGACCCGACCTACCCCTACCGCGCGATCTTCGGCCCCGTGTATCCGGCGTCCAAGACGGCGCTCAACGCCTTGACGGTCGCCATGGCGCTTGAGCTGGAGCCAGAGGGGATCAGGGTCAACGCCGTCTCCCCGGGCTTCACCAAAACGAACCTCAACGGATATGCGGGCACAGAGACTGTCGAGGAGGGCGCCCGCGAGGCGGTGCGCGTCGCGCTGCTCGGCGCGGATGGTCCGACGGGGACGTTCACGCGCTGGGAAAACGAAACGATCCCGTGGTGA
- a CDS encoding aldo/keto reductase, whose translation MQYRSLGRTGIKVSPYCLGAMMFGGIGNPDHDDAIRIIHKALDFGINFIDTADRYSAGESEEIVGKALKGRRDKIVLATKVYGPMGDDPNQQGTSRRWIMQEVDNSLRRLQTDYIDLYQIHRPSPDTDIEETLSALTDLMRAGKVRAIGSSTFPVSEIVEAQWVAERRGLARFRTEQPPYSILDRGIEFDMLPTCERYGMGVLVWSPLSKGMLTGRYRKGRPLPDSLRVKYFPRQMSDERSLDAVEQLIPLADEAGLSLTHMAMAFVMAHPGVTSAILGPRTMQHLDDLLAGAEVRLSDDVLDRIDQIVPPGTDVGLNEAAYTPPAILKADLRRRPTHERAAA comes from the coding sequence GTGCAATATCGCTCGTTGGGCCGAACCGGCATCAAGGTCAGCCCCTACTGCCTGGGCGCGATGATGTTCGGCGGGATCGGCAATCCCGATCACGACGACGCCATCCGCATCATCCACAAGGCCCTGGATTTCGGCATCAACTTCATCGATACCGCCGACCGCTACAGCGCGGGGGAGTCCGAGGAGATCGTCGGCAAGGCCCTTAAGGGCCGGCGCGACAAGATCGTGCTCGCGACCAAAGTGTACGGGCCGATGGGCGACGATCCCAACCAGCAGGGCACGTCGCGGCGTTGGATCATGCAGGAGGTGGACAACTCGCTGCGTCGTCTGCAGACCGACTACATCGACCTTTACCAGATCCACCGCCCCTCGCCCGACACCGATATCGAGGAGACGCTGTCCGCCCTCACCGATCTGATGCGTGCCGGCAAGGTCCGCGCGATCGGCTCCTCGACCTTCCCGGTATCGGAGATCGTCGAAGCGCAGTGGGTTGCCGAGCGGCGCGGGCTCGCGCGTTTCCGGACCGAGCAACCGCCGTACTCGATCCTCGATCGCGGTATCGAATTCGACATGCTGCCCACCTGCGAGCGCTACGGCATGGGCGTCCTCGTCTGGAGCCCGCTGTCGAAGGGGATGCTCACGGGCCGCTACCGCAAGGGGCGGCCGCTGCCCGACAGCCTACGGGTGAAATACTTCCCCAGGCAGATGTCCGATGAGCGCAGTCTGGATGCGGTCGAGCAGCTCATTCCGCTGGCGGATGAGGCGGGGCTGTCGCTCACCCACATGGCGATGGCTTTCGTGATGGCTCACCCGGGCGTGACGTCGGCCATTCTTGGGCCGCGCACGATGCAGCATCTCGACGATCTGCTCGCCGGCGCCGAGGTTCGTCTCAGTGATGACGTGCTGGACCGGATCGATCAGATCGTCCCGCCCGGAACCGACGTTGGGTTGAATGAGGCCGCCTACACTCCGCCAGCGATCCTGAAGGCCGATCTACGCCGCCGGCCCACCCACGAACGTGCCGCCGCATAG
- a CDS encoding TetR/AcrR family transcriptional regulator, translating to MFRFASGLWLAAVKGKSKKQDEGTKPRESADRRVRADAQRNIDTLLQTAMAVFATSGVDAPVREIAEKAGVGVGTVYRHFPQRSDLIAAVLRREIDACADAAPILVAEHKPGEALARWMQRYAAFIAAKRGLAKALHSGDPAFDNLPGYFDQRLRPALRALLEAATAAGEVRADVDADDLLGAVASLCMSAHNAGPGRAERMVALLVDGLRYGASQSVNTPS from the coding sequence ATGTTCCGTTTTGCAAGTGGGCTGTGGCTGGCTGCGGTGAAGGGCAAATCGAAAAAGCAGGACGAGGGGACGAAGCCTCGTGAGAGCGCGGACCGGCGGGTGCGCGCCGACGCCCAGCGCAATATCGATACGTTGCTCCAGACGGCCATGGCGGTGTTCGCAACCTCTGGAGTGGATGCTCCTGTCCGAGAGATCGCCGAGAAGGCCGGCGTCGGCGTCGGGACTGTTTACCGCCACTTTCCGCAGCGCTCTGATCTCATCGCGGCGGTTCTCCGTCGAGAAATCGATGCCTGCGCCGACGCTGCACCGATTTTGGTTGCCGAGCACAAGCCAGGCGAGGCGCTGGCGCGATGGATGCAGCGCTATGCGGCCTTCATTGCAGCCAAACGCGGGCTCGCCAAGGCTCTGCACTCGGGAGATCCGGCGTTCGACAATTTGCCAGGTTACTTCGATCAGCGACTCCGGCCCGCCCTTCGCGCGCTTCTCGAGGCTGCCACCGCCGCCGGCGAGGTCCGCGCCGATGTCGATGCCGACGACCTTCTGGGCGCGGTGGCGAGCTTGTGCATGTCAGCCCACAATGCCGGACCCGGCCGTGCGGAGCGCATGGTCGCTCTCCTCGTCGACGGGCTCCGCTACGGCGCGAGCCAATCGGTGAATACGCCTTCCTGA
- a CDS encoding aminotransferase class I/II-fold pyridoxal phosphate-dependent enzyme, translating to MQDPTRPNAPQDRLARLQISGRPGLAEKTVRQADLDLLANAPAGFLDTTHFDTVRFPPPPWADEVFARAARDGALAYTGYRGHPDILKTVADTVGTFVGIALDPERNVILTPGTQGGLFASLGALVQEGDRVALMDPDYLFSERIIRFLGAEAGHVPLRLDADDPHPDFDVLEAEFAHRGARLFVFSHPNNPTGAVFSEAVIGRIAELANRYEVTVLVDELYARLIHEGSFTHLAAQPGMFERTVTLLGPSKTESLSGYRLGVVVAPAAIAMRIENVLTITALRAPAYAQHLLTCWLRDDHAWLAERIAAFSALRTLTNHKLRQLPWLKLKPQRGTAYAWVDASALGLPGPVVAEALLTEASVLVSPGYQFGPASGGHFRVCYARDEAEWSSALDRTVRTLDKLANKRALSGWIA from the coding sequence ATGCAGGATCCCACTCGACCAAACGCGCCTCAAGACCGCCTGGCCCGTTTGCAAATTTCCGGCCGCCCCGGTTTGGCAGAGAAAACAGTACGACAGGCCGATCTCGATTTGTTGGCCAACGCACCGGCCGGATTTCTCGACACCACGCACTTCGACACCGTGAGGTTTCCACCGCCTCCGTGGGCCGATGAGGTCTTTGCTCGGGCCGCGCGCGATGGAGCTCTCGCCTACACAGGCTATCGTGGACATCCCGACATTCTTAAGACGGTGGCCGACACCGTCGGTACGTTTGTCGGCATCGCGCTAGACCCCGAGCGAAACGTCATCTTAACCCCGGGTACGCAGGGCGGCCTGTTCGCATCCCTGGGCGCGCTGGTGCAGGAAGGTGATCGCGTTGCGCTAATGGATCCGGACTATCTCTTCAGTGAACGGATCATTCGCTTCCTCGGTGCGGAAGCCGGCCATGTCCCGTTGCGTCTCGATGCTGACGATCCGCATCCTGATTTCGATGTGCTGGAAGCTGAATTCGCGCATCGCGGCGCCCGGTTGTTTGTGTTCTCCCATCCCAACAATCCCACCGGGGCGGTATTTTCTGAGGCGGTGATCGGCCGTATTGCGGAACTCGCAAACCGTTACGAGGTCACCGTCCTGGTGGATGAGCTCTATGCCAGGCTAATCCACGAAGGGTCGTTTACTCACTTGGCTGCGCAACCCGGCATGTTCGAGCGAACGGTGACACTGCTCGGCCCGAGCAAAACCGAATCTTTGAGCGGCTATCGACTCGGCGTGGTTGTTGCGCCTGCAGCCATCGCGATGCGCATTGAAAACGTTTTAACCATCACGGCTCTACGAGCGCCGGCTTATGCGCAGCATCTGCTCACTTGCTGGCTACGCGACGATCATGCCTGGCTGGCGGAACGCATAGCGGCTTTCAGCGCACTAAGAACACTCACCAACCATAAGCTGCGCCAACTTCCGTGGCTCAAACTAAAGCCGCAACGCGGCACCGCTTATGCGTGGGTCGACGCCAGCGCCCTTGGCCTCCCCGGACCGGTAGTGGCCGAGGCTCTTCTCACCGAGGCTTCGGTGCTGGTCAGTCCCGGCTACCAATTTGGACCCGCAAGCGGCGGCCATTTCCGGGTTTGCTACGCGCGCGACGAAGCCGAATGGAGTTCAGCGTTAGACCGCACGGTACGTACGCTCGACAAGCTTGCCAACAAGCGCGCTCTTTCCGGTTGGATCGCATGA
- a CDS encoding aminopeptidase produces the protein MDNLLMLRGARKLVTTCANVQPGEEVVIVTDFAGHRVAEAVAAAALERTDAVNIIVMPPRSIDGEEPTKTVAAAMSAANVLFTPVKQSITHTYATRTAIGNGARGIMLSQFNPNMLVTGGINADFEAIRPLCFKVGELLANCDKVHLTTPAGTDLRLSLKGRPSNPHCGLVRKPGDFTTVPNIECSSSPIEGTSEGVIIVDASIPYYGVGLVKEPIRFDVGNGRVTRISGGYQADFLDQLLARQGDPAVYNIAQISFGLNPHCPMEGVMLHDEGVYGTAHIGIGTSVLLGGEVKTLTHFDSLMWKPTLSLDGKIVLKDGKWLLPEADVIHSGRA, from the coding sequence TTGGACAATCTGTTGATGCTGCGGGGGGCCCGCAAACTGGTGACGACCTGCGCGAATGTGCAGCCGGGAGAGGAAGTCGTCATTGTGACCGATTTCGCCGGGCATCGCGTCGCCGAAGCAGTGGCGGCGGCCGCACTCGAGCGTACCGACGCGGTCAATATCATCGTGATGCCACCGCGATCGATCGATGGTGAAGAGCCAACCAAGACTGTCGCCGCGGCGATGTCGGCGGCAAACGTGCTGTTCACGCCAGTCAAGCAGTCGATCACTCATACTTATGCGACCCGCACCGCCATCGGAAATGGCGCGCGCGGCATCATGCTGTCGCAGTTCAATCCAAACATGCTTGTGACAGGTGGCATCAACGCCGATTTTGAGGCGATCCGCCCGCTCTGCTTTAAAGTCGGCGAACTTCTTGCCAATTGCGACAAGGTGCATCTCACCACACCCGCTGGCACAGATTTGCGTCTCAGTCTGAAAGGCCGGCCCTCGAACCCGCATTGCGGCCTGGTTCGCAAGCCGGGCGACTTCACGACCGTGCCCAACATCGAATGCAGTTCGTCTCCCATTGAGGGGACTTCGGAAGGCGTGATTATCGTCGATGCGAGCATCCCCTACTACGGGGTCGGCCTGGTCAAGGAGCCGATACGGTTCGATGTCGGCAATGGTCGTGTGACCCGCATCTCCGGCGGCTATCAGGCGGATTTTCTCGATCAACTGTTGGCCCGTCAGGGAGACCCGGCCGTCTACAACATCGCCCAGATCTCGTTCGGCCTCAATCCACATTGCCCCATGGAGGGGGTCATGTTGCATGACGAAGGCGTCTACGGGACTGCCCATATCGGCATCGGGACCAGCGTCCTCCTGGGCGGTGAAGTGAAGACCCTTACCCATTTCGATTCGCTGATGTGGAAGCCGACTCTCTCGCTCGACGGCAAGATCGTGCTCAAGGACGGCAAGTGGTTGTTGCCGGAAGCCGACGTCATCCACAGCGGACGAGCTTAA
- a CDS encoding hydantoinase/oxoprolinase family protein, translating to MGYRIAVDIGGTFTDGVIEKVSGGQIYLAKRLTTQSDPGEALSNVVNDLLAAVAAQAERRVPAEVTEVIHGSTLVTNSLIERKGVPTALVATAGTADVIDIRREVRYDLYDLDIEMPEPLVPAERRFEIAERTAADGAVLKRPDGDAIAGLIAQLRAANVQSVAVSLLHSCVNAANENEVGAALRDAFPGMCVSLSSRVACEIREYERTTTTIANAYVQPIVRQYLGELESRLRQAGIDANLRIMVSSGGSTSVAAAAEVPISTIESGPAGGVLSATNAGRAAGFDDVLAFDMGGTTAKICTILSGVPSVVHVFEAARVRRFKKGSGLPLLVASIDLIEIGAGGGSIARTSELGLLTVGPQSAGAEPGPACYGQGGENATVTDADLALGYLNPDYFLGGRMLLDLDAAMRALGTLGERLALSAQAVAKGIFNVVNEAMAGAARVHIAEKAQDPRRFTLVATGGAGPVHAVEIARKLRVPRVLFPIAAGTGSCLGFLAAPVRVDRSWSRSTRVDAIDWTDLANVLSGLKADAEAELGAAAPRDAEVDWQLLVEMRYAGQGANLTVAFPFRAPDAAFRADLTDAFQRKYQENYGGLLPSGTPEVVTWRVVGATRQDVRHFVWPIGQDRPGAAHPKARRVIFRTETDTFEEVPVYERYAVPAGSRLEGPLILEEEESTIVVPMAAQVEILENLSVLVRLEVRP from the coding sequence ATGGGATATCGCATTGCCGTCGATATCGGCGGAACCTTTACCGACGGGGTGATCGAGAAAGTTTCCGGTGGTCAAATCTATCTCGCCAAGCGTCTGACGACCCAGAGCGATCCTGGCGAGGCGCTCTCGAACGTCGTCAACGACCTGCTCGCCGCGGTTGCCGCGCAGGCTGAGCGAAGAGTTCCTGCCGAAGTGACCGAAGTAATTCACGGCAGCACACTCGTGACCAATTCGCTGATCGAGCGCAAAGGCGTTCCGACTGCGCTGGTCGCCACCGCGGGTACGGCAGACGTGATCGATATCCGGCGCGAGGTTCGCTACGACCTCTATGATCTCGACATCGAGATGCCCGAGCCGCTCGTCCCCGCCGAGCGCCGTTTCGAAATCGCCGAACGTACCGCCGCGGACGGCGCCGTTCTGAAGCGTCCGGACGGCGACGCCATTGCCGGACTCATCGCGCAGCTGCGGGCGGCCAATGTGCAGTCCGTTGCGGTCTCGCTTCTTCATTCCTGCGTCAATGCGGCGAATGAGAACGAAGTGGGAGCGGCGCTTCGTGATGCCTTCCCGGGAATGTGCGTGAGTCTCTCTTCGCGGGTCGCCTGCGAGATTCGCGAATATGAGCGGACCACCACCACCATCGCTAACGCCTACGTGCAGCCCATCGTCAGACAATATCTCGGTGAGCTGGAGAGCCGGCTGCGGCAGGCGGGAATCGACGCGAATCTGCGCATCATGGTGTCGAGCGGCGGGTCCACCTCCGTGGCGGCGGCGGCAGAAGTGCCGATCTCCACGATCGAATCCGGCCCCGCCGGCGGCGTCTTGAGCGCGACCAACGCCGGCCGCGCCGCGGGTTTCGACGATGTGCTGGCATTTGATATGGGGGGCACCACCGCCAAGATTTGCACGATCCTCTCCGGAGTGCCCTCGGTCGTGCATGTCTTCGAGGCCGCCCGTGTGCGGCGATTCAAGAAGGGCAGTGGACTTCCGCTTCTGGTGGCCAGCATCGATCTCATCGAAATCGGCGCGGGCGGTGGGAGCATTGCGCGGACGAGTGAACTTGGACTGCTCACGGTGGGACCGCAAAGCGCGGGGGCCGAGCCGGGTCCGGCCTGCTATGGCCAAGGCGGTGAAAACGCCACTGTGACCGACGCCGATCTGGCGCTGGGGTATCTCAATCCAGATTATTTCCTGGGTGGGCGCATGTTGCTCGATCTCGATGCGGCAATGCGCGCGCTTGGCACGTTGGGTGAGCGTCTGGCGCTTTCGGCCCAAGCTGTCGCCAAGGGCATATTCAACGTCGTCAACGAAGCGATGGCGGGCGCCGCAAGAGTCCATATCGCGGAGAAGGCGCAAGACCCGCGCCGGTTCACCCTGGTGGCGACCGGCGGAGCGGGTCCAGTCCATGCGGTGGAAATTGCGCGCAAGCTTCGCGTCCCAAGGGTTCTCTTTCCGATCGCTGCCGGGACGGGATCGTGTCTCGGCTTTCTGGCTGCGCCTGTACGTGTCGATCGGTCCTGGTCACGGTCTACGCGAGTAGACGCTATCGATTGGACCGATCTTGCGAATGTGCTTTCTGGCCTGAAGGCGGATGCCGAGGCCGAGCTGGGCGCGGCCGCGCCCCGTGACGCCGAGGTGGATTGGCAGCTGCTGGTCGAGATGCGCTACGCGGGCCAGGGCGCCAACCTCACAGTCGCATTCCCGTTCCGCGCCCCGGACGCAGCTTTTCGCGCCGATCTCACGGACGCATTTCAGCGCAAATATCAGGAAAATTACGGCGGGCTGCTGCCGTCGGGTACGCCCGAAGTCGTCACCTGGCGCGTCGTCGGCGCGACCCGGCAAGACGTTCGGCACTTCGTCTGGCCGATCGGTCAAGACCGCCCGGGCGCGGCCCACCCCAAGGCGCGCAGAGTCATCTTCCGGACCGAGACCGACACCTTCGAAGAGGTGCCGGTCTACGAGAGATACGCCGTGCCGGCGGGCTCCCGCCTGGAAGGACCGCTGATCCTGGAAGAAGAGGAATCGACCATCGTCGTGCCGATGGCAGCTCAGGTGGAGATTCTGGAGAATCTCAGTGTCCTCGTTCGGTTGGAGGTTCGGCCATGA
- a CDS encoding hydantoinase B/oxoprolinase family protein — MNDIDPISLEILWTRLVSLVDEAAATLVRTSFSTIVRESNDYAVVLLDRECQLLAQSSQSIPSFICTLPETVRHFLKVFPREKLRPGDVMITNDPWLGTGHLPDINVAVPIFRGEELVGFSGTVAHAPDIGGRLRSPSTAELFEEGLRIPPAKLVDGGVTNETLVDVIRNNVRVPDQVMGDLWAQVAANRMLSRRLLDTLDDTGCDLTAIGNEMQTRAERAMREAIRALPNGTYENEISVDGFVEPVIIRCRIDVGDEAISVDYAGSSLQLPKAINVVPIYTFAYTAYSLKCVLAPTVPNNNGSFRPISASAPLGSILNPRFPAAVSARAMTGHLIPPAIMGALSPVLPGKVRAASGSPLWCVHLSGQHSGQRFTSTFFLNGGQGAGANGPGLPTLSFPSNLSNTPIEVIESQAPVRVLHRALRRGTGGSGLHRGGDGQLFELLLLADSPVTVSFMADRLKTPAPGLQGGGPGATGRVLLDGAPIDPREVLIVQPGARLTLETPGGGGFGAARF; from the coding sequence ATGAACGATATCGATCCGATTTCGCTGGAAATTCTGTGGACTCGCCTGGTCAGCCTCGTCGACGAGGCCGCGGCCACTCTGGTGCGCACCTCGTTTTCGACGATCGTGCGAGAGTCCAACGACTATGCTGTGGTGCTGCTCGATCGCGAATGTCAGCTGCTCGCTCAGTCGAGCCAGAGCATTCCTTCCTTTATCTGCACTCTGCCGGAAACGGTGCGTCATTTCTTGAAGGTCTTCCCCCGGGAGAAACTGCGTCCCGGGGATGTCATGATCACAAACGACCCCTGGCTCGGCACCGGACATCTTCCCGATATCAACGTCGCGGTTCCGATCTTCCGGGGCGAGGAGTTGGTGGGCTTTTCCGGCACCGTGGCCCATGCACCCGACATCGGCGGACGCCTGCGTTCACCGAGCACCGCCGAACTGTTCGAGGAAGGCCTGCGTATTCCCCCCGCCAAGCTGGTCGATGGCGGAGTGACCAACGAGACGTTGGTCGATGTCATCCGCAACAATGTCCGCGTGCCCGATCAGGTCATGGGCGATCTGTGGGCGCAGGTTGCCGCGAATCGCATGCTGTCGAGGCGGCTGCTCGACACGCTCGACGATACCGGTTGCGACCTCACGGCGATCGGAAACGAAATGCAGACACGCGCGGAACGCGCGATGCGCGAGGCCATCCGCGCTCTGCCGAATGGGACGTATGAAAATGAAATCAGCGTCGATGGTTTCGTCGAGCCGGTGATCATTCGCTGTCGCATTGACGTCGGCGACGAGGCGATAAGCGTTGACTATGCCGGTTCATCGCTGCAACTGCCGAAGGCGATCAACGTCGTTCCCATCTATACCTTTGCCTACACGGCCTATTCGCTCAAATGCGTGCTGGCGCCGACGGTACCCAACAATAATGGCTCATTCCGGCCCATCAGTGCCTCGGCTCCGCTGGGATCGATCCTGAATCCACGCTTTCCCGCAGCGGTCAGCGCGCGGGCCATGACCGGGCATCTCATTCCCCCGGCCATCATGGGTGCCCTTTCGCCTGTGCTACCCGGCAAGGTAAGGGCGGCTTCCGGCTCGCCGCTGTGGTGTGTTCATCTTTCAGGCCAGCACAGCGGTCAGCGTTTTACGTCTACCTTTTTCCTGAACGGAGGGCAGGGTGCCGGTGCGAACGGTCCTGGTCTCCCGACCCTGAGTTTTCCGAGCAACCTCTCCAATACGCCGATCGAGGTCATCGAATCGCAGGCTCCGGTGCGCGTTCTGCACCGCGCCCTGAGACGAGGCACCGGCGGCAGCGGGCTGCACCGCGGCGGCGACGGGCAGCTATTCGAATTGCTGTTGCTTGCCGACAGTCCGGTCACGGTGTCGTTCATGGCGGATCGGCTCAAGACCCCTGCGCCTGGATTGCAGGGAGGCGGACCTGGAGCAACAGGGCGCGTTCTTCTTGACGGAGCACCGATCGACCCGCGCGAGGTCTTGATCGTCCAGCCCGGCGCACGGTTGACACTCGAGACGCCGGGCGGGGGAGGCTTCGGAGCCGCCCGCTTCTAG
- a CDS encoding MFS transporter: MASSPPPEASDLVFRKIAYRLLPFILLLYFVCYIDRVNIGFAKLQFLDDLHLTDAHYGFAAGLFYVTYSLFDIPSNLMLARVGVRKTLLRIMILWGVVSGAQMFIRNASDLYILRLLFGAAEAGFIPGIMLYLTFWFPVRYRARITSLFFVGVPLSGIIGAPLSGMIMQHMNGLYGLRGWQWLFLVFAIPAIFLGVISYFYLDDGPKSAGWLSDNEKQVVTDELKSDGLAGDRGNKGSFAEAMRDPRIYAMALLNFAANTASNTATFWIPSVLKNVGLGSVERIGWVTGGISIVAAAGMLLIARSSDALMERRWHFVGCALITAGAYLLLPLASSSIPGTILLMAVGAVGGIGLLTIYWTIPTSYLRGRGAAGAIGFVSMVGAVGSAVSPSLIGWLRETTGSLYVGLGSTVVIVLASAALVLLAIPKNEIAVSDQVKVRAA; encoded by the coding sequence ATGGCCAGCTCGCCACCACCAGAAGCTTCGGACCTGGTTTTCCGGAAAATAGCCTATCGGCTCCTGCCATTCATCCTGCTGCTCTATTTCGTTTGCTATATTGATCGCGTCAACATCGGATTTGCGAAGTTACAGTTTCTCGACGACCTCCATCTCACTGACGCGCACTATGGATTCGCCGCGGGGTTGTTCTACGTCACCTACAGTCTCTTTGACATTCCCAGCAACCTGATGCTTGCTCGCGTAGGCGTCCGCAAGACGTTACTGCGCATCATGATTCTATGGGGAGTTGTCAGCGGCGCCCAGATGTTCATCCGCAATGCGTCCGACCTCTACATCTTGCGACTTCTGTTCGGCGCGGCGGAGGCCGGCTTCATCCCGGGCATCATGCTGTATCTTACCTTCTGGTTTCCGGTTCGCTATCGAGCCCGCATCACCAGTCTGTTTTTCGTCGGCGTTCCCCTGTCCGGCATCATCGGTGCGCCCCTGTCGGGCATGATCATGCAGCACATGAACGGCCTGTATGGCCTTCGCGGGTGGCAATGGCTGTTTCTGGTGTTCGCCATTCCAGCCATCTTCCTGGGCGTCATTTCGTATTTCTATCTCGACGATGGCCCAAAGAGCGCTGGCTGGCTAAGTGATAACGAAAAGCAGGTTGTCACTGACGAGCTGAAATCGGATGGACTGGCCGGCGACCGGGGAAACAAGGGCAGTTTTGCCGAAGCAATGCGGGATCCGCGCATTTACGCGATGGCGCTGCTGAATTTTGCCGCCAACACGGCCTCCAATACCGCGACCTTCTGGATTCCCAGCGTGCTGAAAAATGTCGGACTTGGCAGTGTTGAAAGGATCGGATGGGTGACCGGCGGAATTTCCATCGTGGCTGCTGCAGGGATGCTCCTGATCGCGCGCAGTTCGGATGCGCTCATGGAACGGCGCTGGCATTTTGTCGGCTGCGCCTTGATCACAGCTGGAGCCTATCTGCTGCTGCCGCTCGCCTCCTCGAGCATTCCGGGGACCATTCTGCTGATGGCTGTCGGGGCCGTTGGAGGTATCGGCTTGTTGACGATCTACTGGACCATCCCAACTTCGTACCTGCGCGGCAGAGGGGCCGCCGGCGCGATCGGCTTTGTCAGCATGGTCGGGGCTGTCGGCAGCGCGGTTTCCCCCTCGCTGATCGGATGGCTTCGCGAAACAACCGGGAGCCTTTACGTGGGCCTTGGATCAACCGTCGTGATCGTGCTCGCCAGCGCGGCCCTCGTTCTTCTGGCGATTCCAAAAAATGAAATTGCAGTATCGGACCAGGTTAAGGTTCGTGCCGCTTGA